The following coding sequences are from one Paenibacillus sp. JDR-2 window:
- a CDS encoding YqhV family protein, translating into MLNKIVLTMASLRITSGTIEICAALLMLRLNQIDKALVVNSSLALVGPFILIATTTIGLIGMTDKLSFGKLAWVAAGVVCLLIGIIKK; encoded by the coding sequence ATGTTGAATAAAATCGTGCTCACCATGGCGTCTCTGCGGATAACCTCGGGGACAATCGAAATTTGCGCGGCGCTGCTTATGCTCCGGTTAAACCAGATCGATAAAGCGCTAGTCGTCAATTCTTCGCTCGCATTAGTAGGACCATTTATATTAATAGCCACAACAACTATCGGACTCATAGGCATGACAGACAAGCTTTCTTTCGGAAAGCTGGCGTGGGTAGCGGCGGGAGTTGTCTGTTTGCTAATAGGCATTATAAAAAAATAG
- the spoIIIAA gene encoding stage III sporulation protein AA: MLDRVIHLLPPELKAVLEKLPESAMEHLEEIRIREGRPLELGIRGQSRFAASDGTLRAGSDGAFKPTADTCRKLLEKITNHSLYAMEEELKRGFITVAGGHRIGLAGRTILDGGSVRGIRDIGGFNIRIAREVVGSARNLLPKLLDKNRKTVHSTLILAPPQQGKTTIVRDIARSISYGHWGLFENAAGWAGRKVGIVDERSEIAACVRGIPTFDVGPRTDIMDACPKAEGMMMLLRSMSPEVVIADEIGRPEDGEAIREASHAGISVIATAHAYDLQDAKGRPVLQQLLEDGTFTYVVELKRTAEGFMHRVVAAELKDKLPAAAREPTAAASKGEQGRSYAGMQRGDVP; the protein is encoded by the coding sequence ATGCTGGACCGTGTCATACATCTGCTTCCGCCGGAGCTTAAGGCGGTGCTGGAGAAGCTGCCTGAATCGGCAATGGAGCATTTGGAGGAAATTCGGATCCGGGAGGGCCGGCCGCTCGAGCTTGGTATCCGGGGGCAGTCCCGTTTCGCCGCATCCGACGGTACTCTGCGTGCAGGCAGTGACGGAGCATTTAAGCCTACTGCCGATACTTGCCGGAAGCTTCTGGAGAAAATAACCAATCACTCGCTATACGCAATGGAAGAGGAGTTAAAGAGGGGATTTATAACTGTAGCAGGCGGTCACCGGATCGGACTAGCCGGCAGGACGATTCTGGACGGCGGCAGCGTCCGCGGGATCCGCGATATCGGCGGATTTAATATCCGGATCGCCAGGGAAGTAGTCGGCTCGGCCCGAAACCTGCTGCCCAAGCTGCTGGACAAGAACCGCAAGACCGTTCATTCCACTCTCATTCTCGCACCTCCTCAGCAAGGCAAAACAACAATTGTCCGCGACATCGCCCGCTCGATCAGCTATGGACATTGGGGGTTGTTCGAGAATGCGGCAGGCTGGGCCGGCCGAAAGGTTGGCATCGTAGACGAACGGTCGGAGATCGCTGCTTGCGTCCGTGGCATACCGACCTTTGACGTTGGACCGCGGACCGATATTATGGATGCCTGTCCAAAAGCGGAAGGTATGATGATGCTGCTGCGTTCCATGTCTCCCGAAGTGGTGATTGCCGACGAAATCGGCCGGCCCGAAGACGGAGAAGCAATCCGCGAAGCCAGTCATGCCGGTATTAGCGTCATTGCTACCGCCCATGCTTACGATCTTCAGGATGCAAAAGGCAGACCGGTATTGCAGCAGCTGCTCGAGGATGGCACCTTTACTTATGTTGTTGAATTGAAGCGTACGGCAGAAGGGTTTATGCACCGGGTTGTGGCTGCAGAGCTGAAAGACAAGCTGCCTGCCGCCGCCAGGGAACCTACTGCTGCAGCTTCCAAAGGCGAGCAGGGGCGGTCTTATGCCGGGATGCAAAGGGGAGATGTCCCTTGA
- the spoIIIAB gene encoding stage III sporulation protein SpoIIIAB, whose amino-acid sequence MIKLLGAVLILFAGTMIGFQQAARLAARPRQLRQLAHALQRLETEIGYGHTPLPEALERTAEAVPEPLAELLRDAADRVQGPEGLTFRESWEQAMTSGWGTTALRQTEQSVMLRLGSTLGISDKEDQLKHIHLALLQLKAEEDAARDDQSRYEKMWKSLGVLIAVLVVILMV is encoded by the coding sequence TTGATCAAGCTGCTAGGCGCTGTACTTATCCTTTTCGCAGGCACGATGATTGGCTTTCAACAGGCTGCCAGACTGGCTGCAAGGCCACGGCAGCTTCGCCAGCTCGCGCATGCGCTGCAAAGGCTCGAGACGGAGATCGGCTATGGCCATACTCCGCTCCCCGAAGCGCTTGAAAGAACCGCGGAAGCCGTACCGGAGCCGCTTGCTGAATTGCTCCGAGATGCCGCGGACCGGGTGCAGGGGCCGGAGGGGTTAACTTTCCGGGAGAGCTGGGAGCAGGCGATGACAAGCGGATGGGGCACAACGGCGCTTCGGCAGACAGAGCAGTCAGTCATGCTGCGTCTTGGTTCAACCCTTGGCATCAGCGATAAGGAGGATCAGCTCAAGCATATCCACCTGGCGCTGCTGCAACTGAAAGCAGAGGAAGATGCAGCAAGAGATGATCAATCGCGCTATGAAAAAATGTGGAAAAGCCTAGGTGTATTGATCGCCGTGCTCGTCGTGATATTGATGGTTTAG
- the spoIIIAC gene encoding stage III sporulation protein AC, protein MNMDVSAIFQIAGIGIIIGMIHTVLKQMGKEDMAQWVTLIGFVVVLFMVIRLLNDLFQEIKTIFLFQ, encoded by the coding sequence ATGAACATGGATGTGAGCGCTATTTTCCAAATTGCGGGTATCGGAATTATCATTGGCATGATTCATACGGTACTGAAGCAGATGGGGAAAGAGGATATGGCGCAATGGGTAACCTTGATCGGCTTTGTCGTTGTACTATTTATGGTCATTCGGCTGCTGAACGATTTGTTTCAAGAAATCAAGACGATCTTCCTGTTCCAGTGA
- the spoIIIAD gene encoding stage III sporulation protein AD, with protein MEIIQIVGLGLIATILIIVVREQKPLFAFLLAAFTGLFIFIFLIGKIDSVIKVLEDLANRSGIPSIYLKTILKIIGIAYIVEFGAQIVRDAGQESIASRIEFAGKVLILVMAVPIISVIVETVIGLLPAGS; from the coding sequence TTGGAGATTATTCAGATCGTCGGCCTCGGGCTGATCGCCACCATTCTCATCATTGTTGTCCGGGAGCAGAAGCCGTTGTTCGCCTTTCTGCTTGCGGCTTTTACCGGGCTTTTTATCTTCATCTTTCTTATCGGTAAAATCGATTCGGTCATCAAAGTTCTTGAGGATCTGGCGAACCGCTCGGGCATACCATCCATCTACTTGAAGACGATTCTGAAAATTATCGGTATCGCCTACATTGTTGAATTTGGCGCACAGATTGTACGGGATGCCGGTCAGGAAAGCATCGCATCAAGAATTGAATTCGCCGGCAAGGTGCTTATTCTCGTCATGGCGGTTCCGATAATAAGCGTCATTGTCGAGACTGTAATCGGGCTGCTGCCGGCGGGGAGTTGA
- the spoIIIAE gene encoding stage III sporulation protein AE: MNKLYKYTVRLITFVCIAWLVSMLLVSPVTASGNAPEGGAAQQQSDTTMTDQLTESQLKGLDTGTVENYWNQLKVEYGGYFPDEKMPSFFEMLKPGGEGLKLSTVFKGLLGYFFHEVLYNGKLLVTIVMLTVFSMVLETLQNAFERNAVSKVAYSITYMVLIIIAVNSFHVAIGYAKDAIGTMIQFMLAMMPLLLTLLAAMGNVLTVSILHPLIIFMIHTVGTVIYTIVFPLLFFSAVLHIVSAMSDKFKVTQLANLLRNIGVGIMGVLVTVFLGVLSVQGAKGAVTDGITMRTAKFVTGNFVPVVGRMFTDAADTVISASLLAKNAIGLAGVIILLFLCAFPAIKILTLALIYNVSAAAMQPLGDSPIVACLQTIGKTMIYVFAALAAVSLMFFLAVTIVLTAGNAALMVR; the protein is encoded by the coding sequence ATGAACAAGCTCTATAAGTATACCGTCCGTTTGATAACGTTTGTATGCATCGCCTGGCTGGTCAGCATGCTCCTGGTATCGCCGGTTACGGCCTCCGGGAACGCTCCGGAAGGCGGAGCAGCGCAGCAGCAAAGCGACACGACGATGACGGATCAGTTGACGGAGAGCCAGTTGAAAGGCTTGGACACGGGGACAGTGGAGAACTACTGGAACCAGTTGAAGGTAGAATACGGCGGGTACTTTCCCGATGAGAAAATGCCGAGCTTCTTCGAAATGCTGAAGCCCGGCGGTGAAGGGCTTAAGCTGTCGACCGTATTCAAAGGACTGCTTGGATACTTCTTTCATGAAGTTCTTTATAACGGCAAGCTGCTTGTCACAATCGTTATGCTCACGGTATTCAGCATGGTGCTGGAAACGCTGCAGAACGCTTTCGAACGCAATGCCGTCAGCAAAGTAGCTTACTCGATAACCTACATGGTGCTTATCATCATTGCGGTTAACAGCTTCCATGTCGCGATCGGGTATGCCAAGGATGCGATCGGCACCATGATCCAGTTCATGCTTGCCATGATGCCGCTGCTTCTGACCTTGCTCGCCGCGATGGGCAATGTCCTGACCGTCTCGATTTTGCATCCGCTGATCATTTTCATGATTCATACGGTTGGAACCGTCATCTACACCATCGTATTCCCGCTGCTGTTCTTCTCGGCCGTCCTTCACATCGTTAGCGCAATGTCAGACAAGTTCAAAGTGACCCAGCTGGCGAATCTGCTTCGGAATATCGGTGTTGGGATCATGGGAGTGCTTGTCACGGTGTTTCTGGGCGTCCTCTCGGTGCAGGGGGCAAAAGGAGCGGTAACGGACGGAATTACGATGAGGACAGCCAAGTTCGTCACCGGCAACTTCGTTCCGGTGGTCGGTCGGATGTTCACGGATGCGGCGGATACGGTGATCTCGGCTTCCTTGCTTGCCAAAAACGCGATCGGCCTTGCCGGCGTTATCATTCTTCTGTTTCTCTGCGCATTCCCGGCTATCAAAATACTGACGCTTGCGCTTATCTACAATGTCTCTGCCGCAGCGATGCAGCCGCTTGGCGATTCTCCCATCGTCGCTTGCCTGCAAACGATAGGCAAAACGATGATCTACGTATTCGCCGCTCTAGCAGCCGTCAGTCTCATGTTCTTCCTGGCCGTTACCATCGTGCTCACGGCGGGCAACGCCGCTCTTATGGTCCGATGA
- the spoIIIAF gene encoding stage III sporulation protein AF, with the protein MIAWLSDWLKDIIAVIMLAAFVELLLPNKAMLRYARLVIGLLILLTIMSPILRLLQGDFNAKLKDGITQWDQLEPQHEVKMPSLDDIQKKADELNQQQNNDAAVLMEQTLEAAMKDTVVKQMKLAVEAVDVSLNWEKQGQKLTPTIASVLVTLPEEKEEPAGTAEPDEKDVKEVSAISVDVDVKTETGGTDKQQAEAGKTEANNGWVQVNPSESKEIRSLIAEGWGISSANIQVRQRAENSE; encoded by the coding sequence GTGATTGCTTGGCTCAGCGATTGGCTGAAGGATATTATCGCGGTTATCATGCTGGCGGCATTCGTCGAACTGCTCCTTCCGAACAAAGCGATGCTTCGTTATGCAAGGCTGGTCATAGGTCTTCTCATTCTCCTTACGATCATGTCGCCGATCCTTCGGCTGCTGCAAGGCGATTTTAATGCCAAGCTCAAGGACGGAATCACTCAATGGGACCAACTGGAGCCGCAGCATGAGGTGAAGATGCCAAGCCTCGACGATATCCAGAAAAAAGCGGATGAGCTTAACCAGCAGCAAAATAATGATGCGGCGGTATTGATGGAGCAAACGCTGGAAGCTGCGATGAAGGATACGGTAGTCAAGCAAATGAAGCTGGCGGTCGAGGCGGTGGACGTATCCTTGAACTGGGAAAAGCAGGGGCAAAAATTAACGCCGACGATAGCTTCGGTGCTTGTGACTTTGCCGGAGGAGAAGGAAGAGCCTGCCGGAACGGCTGAGCCTGATGAGAAAGACGTCAAAGAGGTTTCCGCCATTTCGGTAGACGTGGACGTTAAGACGGAAACAGGCGGAACGGATAAGCAGCAGGCGGAAGCAGGGAAGACAGAGGCTAATAATGGCTGGGTACAGGTCAACCCTTCCGAAAGCAAGGAGATCAGGAGCCTGATAGCCGAAGGCTGGGGAATCAGTTCAGCGAACATCCAGGTGAGACAGCGGGCAGAGAATAGCGAGTGA
- the spoIIIAG gene encoding stage III sporulation protein AG, with amino-acid sequence MAKWLSGLESMVGGGPGGPKRVKTFRLLLVIGCIGAALMLLNSFLKFDKVDTLTQGPNPPPQDTAALSNSVSADSSPFAAIEGPLENRLKEILEKIVGVGSVDVLVTIDSTEEIEVARTDQDSQSITDETDRNGGKRHITAINKDGQVVIAEVAGDQKPIVTKTINPSIRGVLIVAKGAENQTVRRLIIDAVEKGVNVPANRISVAPSKQ; translated from the coding sequence GTGGCCAAATGGCTGAGTGGTCTGGAATCGATGGTGGGCGGCGGTCCGGGTGGTCCGAAGCGGGTTAAGACATTTAGGCTGCTTCTCGTTATCGGTTGTATTGGGGCGGCCCTCATGCTGCTGAACTCCTTTCTCAAATTTGACAAGGTCGATACCTTGACCCAAGGGCCGAACCCGCCTCCCCAGGATACAGCGGCATTGTCAAATTCCGTATCAGCGGATTCCTCGCCGTTCGCGGCAATCGAAGGACCGTTGGAAAACCGGCTGAAAGAGATTTTGGAGAAAATCGTTGGTGTCGGCTCGGTAGACGTGCTGGTGACGATCGATTCCACGGAAGAGATTGAGGTCGCCAGAACGGATCAGGATTCGCAGTCCATCACAGATGAGACGGACCGCAACGGAGGCAAACGGCATATTACGGCGATCAACAAAGATGGCCAGGTTGTTATAGCCGAAGTAGCGGGCGATCAAAAGCCGATCGTGACGAAGACGATTAATCCGAGCATTCGCGGTGTGCTGATCGTCGCCAAAGGCGCTGAAAATCAGACCGTGAGACGCCTTATCATAGACGCGGTGGAGAAGGGCGTAAACGTACCGGCCAACCGCATTTCCGTAGCGCCAAGCAAGCAATGA
- a CDS encoding SpoIIIAH-like family protein, which translates to MNTKRQTIWLVSMLSLMVVLSAYYLFTQDTKSPDMLSDGTQQEQKAGATEASSGNNSQIVVDQVDTTGNASASDDGSISDADKQVLDQLESQGGVDSSVFAQAEEKRSELNSNQQDKLMSDITNLQNPDDSKTAMEQLDQLEDKNSKLTSIENELMKTFQQAIVNEEGNGYKVLVESDKLDKSQAANIIDLVMKTLGVDADQVSVQFIK; encoded by the coding sequence ATGAACACGAAAAGACAAACAATTTGGCTCGTATCGATGCTCAGTTTGATGGTCGTATTGTCCGCCTATTACCTCTTTACGCAAGATACCAAGTCGCCAGACATGCTCTCTGACGGCACGCAGCAGGAACAAAAGGCGGGAGCAACGGAAGCGTCGTCAGGCAATAACAGCCAGATTGTTGTGGATCAAGTGGATACTACAGGCAATGCTTCCGCATCGGATGACGGCAGCATCTCGGATGCCGACAAGCAGGTGCTTGACCAGCTTGAATCGCAAGGCGGAGTCGACAGCAGCGTGTTTGCCCAGGCTGAAGAGAAGCGCAGCGAGTTGAACAGCAATCAGCAGGATAAACTGATGTCCGATATCACGAACCTGCAAAACCCGGACGACAGCAAAACGGCAATGGAGCAGCTTGATCAACTGGAAGACAAAAACTCCAAATTGACAAGCATTGAGAATGAACTGATGAAGACTTTCCAACAGGCAATCGTCAACGAAGAAGGCAACGGCTACAAGGTTTTGGTAGAAAGCGATAAGCTTGATAAGAGTCAAGCCGCAAACATTATCGACCTCGTAATGAAAACATTGGGCGTAGACGCAGACCAAGTTTCCGTACAGTTTATCAAATAA
- the accB gene encoding acetyl-CoA carboxylase biotin carboxyl carrier protein — protein MFKLSEIKELIKLVDQTSVHELEIENEGARLFIRKPGKTEVVNVQAAAPITHTYTQAPVFAPQPVQEAPAAAVQTSTPAARPNTDNLHQIVSPMVGTFYSSPSPDAAVFVKEGDRVNEKSVVCILEAMKLMNELEAEVRGEIVEILVSNGQLVEYGQPLFLVKPE, from the coding sequence ATGTTCAAATTGAGCGAGATTAAGGAATTGATCAAACTGGTTGATCAGACTTCCGTTCATGAGCTGGAGATCGAAAACGAAGGAGCACGCTTATTCATTCGCAAGCCTGGCAAAACCGAAGTGGTGAATGTACAAGCTGCAGCCCCAATTACGCATACATATACGCAGGCGCCTGTATTTGCACCACAGCCGGTTCAAGAAGCTCCTGCTGCAGCTGTACAAACCAGCACGCCTGCAGCAAGACCAAACACGGACAACCTGCATCAGATTGTTTCGCCGATGGTCGGCACATTCTACAGCTCCCCGTCTCCGGACGCTGCGGTCTTCGTTAAAGAAGGCGACCGCGTAAACGAGAAGAGCGTTGTATGCATCCTTGAAGCAATGAAGCTGATGAACGAGCTCGAAGCGGAAGTTCGCGGTGAAATCGTTGAGATTCTGGTGTCGAACGGTCAACTGGTTGAATACGGTCAGCCGCTCTTCCTTGTTAAGCCGGAATAA
- the accC gene encoding acetyl-CoA carboxylase biotin carboxylase subunit has product MKFQKVLIANRGEIAVRIIRACRELGISTVAVYSEADRDSLHVRLADEAYCIGPTASKDSYLNLTNLMSVATITGCDAVHPGYGFLSENADFAEICESCNIAFIGPSPEAISKMGDKAVAKQTMKEADVPVIPGSDGLVENMDEAVRVASSIGYPVIIKATAGGGGKGIRIAEDEESLVQQITTAQQEALKNFGNAGVYLEKYLTGMKHVEIQIMADKHGNAVHLFERDCSVQRRRQKLVEEAPCPVLTPAMRDRMGRAAVRAALAVQYAGAGTLEFLLGPDGNFYFMEMNTRIQVEHPVTEMITNVDLIKEMISVAEGNPLSFKQEDLQINGWAIECRINAEDSERNFMPSPGLIPFYLPPGGTGVRVDSAVYPGYTISPHYDSMIAKLIVWGRTRDEAIARMKRALSEFAIDGIKTTIPFHQKLLNHPVFVKGNFDIKFLEEYDVNQPELAE; this is encoded by the coding sequence GTGAAATTCCAAAAAGTATTAATCGCAAACCGCGGAGAAATCGCGGTACGCATCATTCGTGCCTGCCGCGAACTCGGTATTTCTACAGTTGCCGTCTATTCCGAGGCTGACCGCGACTCCCTGCACGTACGCCTCGCTGACGAAGCGTACTGCATTGGTCCAACCGCATCCAAGGACAGCTATCTGAACCTGACAAATCTGATGAGCGTGGCTACGATCACGGGCTGCGATGCCGTGCATCCCGGTTACGGATTCCTGTCGGAGAATGCGGATTTCGCCGAAATCTGCGAATCCTGCAACATTGCGTTTATCGGTCCTTCACCTGAAGCCATCAGCAAGATGGGCGACAAGGCAGTAGCCAAGCAGACCATGAAGGAAGCGGACGTACCGGTTATTCCTGGCTCAGACGGTCTGGTTGAAAATATGGATGAGGCTGTCCGCGTTGCAAGCAGCATCGGTTATCCGGTTATCATTAAGGCTACAGCCGGCGGCGGAGGCAAAGGGATCCGTATTGCTGAGGACGAGGAATCGCTTGTTCAGCAAATCACAACAGCCCAACAGGAAGCACTGAAGAATTTCGGCAACGCCGGGGTATACCTCGAGAAATACCTGACGGGCATGAAGCACGTCGAAATTCAAATTATGGCCGACAAGCACGGCAATGCCGTTCACCTGTTCGAACGCGACTGCTCCGTGCAGCGCCGCCGTCAGAAGCTGGTTGAAGAAGCTCCGTGTCCGGTTCTGACACCGGCTATGCGCGACCGGATGGGACGCGCTGCCGTACGTGCAGCCCTCGCCGTGCAATATGCAGGTGCCGGAACGCTCGAATTCCTGCTAGGTCCGGACGGCAACTTCTACTTCATGGAGATGAACACTCGTATTCAGGTTGAACATCCGGTAACCGAGATGATCACAAATGTCGACCTGATCAAAGAGATGATCTCCGTAGCCGAAGGCAACCCGCTGTCGTTCAAGCAAGAGGATCTTCAAATTAACGGCTGGGCAATTGAATGCCGTATTAACGCGGAAGATTCGGAGCGCAACTTTATGCCGTCACCTGGTCTGATTCCGTTCTACCTGCCGCCAGGCGGCACGGGCGTACGGGTGGACAGCGCGGTGTATCCGGGCTACACGATCTCCCCGCATTATGATTCGATGATTGCGAAGCTGATTGTTTGGGGCAGGACGAGGGATGAAGCGATTGCGCGGATGAAGCGCGCTCTTTCCGAGTTTGCGATCGACGGAATCAAGACGACGATTCCGTTCCACCAGAAGCTTCTGAATCACCCGGTCTTTGTGAAGGGTAATTTTGATATTAAATTCCTTGAGGAATATGACGTTAACCAGCCAGAATTAGCGGAATAG
- a CDS encoding Asp23/Gls24 family envelope stress response protein: MSTIAADYERTDIGTIQIAPEVIEVIAGLAAVEVKGVAGMSGGFAGGIAELLGRKNLSKGVKVEVGQREAAVDVSIIVEYGNRIPEIASEIQLNVKRSIEMMTGLNVIEVNVHIHDVHFKAESKPEEEDSNFRVK; the protein is encoded by the coding sequence ATGAGTACGATTGCTGCAGATTATGAGAGAACGGACATTGGCACGATTCAAATTGCCCCTGAAGTCATTGAAGTTATTGCGGGACTGGCTGCTGTCGAAGTGAAAGGCGTAGCGGGAATGAGCGGAGGTTTTGCAGGCGGTATTGCCGAACTGCTTGGCCGCAAAAATTTGTCCAAGGGTGTAAAAGTTGAAGTTGGCCAGCGGGAAGCCGCGGTCGATGTGTCGATTATCGTGGAGTACGGCAACCGGATTCCGGAGATCGCCTCGGAGATTCAACTCAATGTAAAGCGCTCTATTGAAATGATGACGGGATTGAACGTTATTGAAGTGAACGTACATATTCACGATGTCCATTTCAAGGCAGAGAGCAAGCCGGAAGAAGAAGATTCGAATTTCCGCGTGAAATAA
- the amaP gene encoding alkaline shock response membrane anchor protein AmaP: MIRIIDKLFLFIYSIVIGVISVFIACIGFEWIREDDLNDMVSELYGTNSFLITTIVVGLVLLVLSLRFFIVSLKRSSSSAPSIDQRTDFGDIRISIETIENLALKAAGKQRGVKDLKARIQASDSGLNIILRAVVDGENSIPSLTEEIQKAVKDHVEEIAGIPVTNVAVYIANVIQSAPNKSRVE; this comes from the coding sequence TTGATCAGAATTATAGACAAGCTGTTCTTGTTTATTTACAGTATAGTCATCGGCGTTATATCCGTCTTTATTGCCTGTATCGGGTTTGAGTGGATACGGGAAGACGATTTGAATGATATGGTCAGTGAGCTTTATGGTACGAACTCATTCCTGATAACAACCATTGTAGTTGGTCTGGTTCTGCTCGTACTCAGCTTGCGCTTCTTTATTGTATCGCTGAAACGTTCTTCCTCTTCGGCGCCGTCGATCGACCAGCGTACCGATTTTGGCGATATTCGCATCTCGATTGAGACGATTGAGAATCTGGCCCTTAAGGCTGCCGGGAAGCAACGCGGCGTAAAGGATCTGAAAGCGCGGATTCAAGCTTCCGATTCGGGTCTCAACATTATTTTGCGTGCGGTAGTAGACGGGGAGAACTCGATTCCTAGTCTTACGGAGGAAATCCAGAAGGCTGTAAAGGATCATGTCGAGGAAATCGCCGGCATTCCGGTGACGAACGTAGCCGTCTATATTGCTAACGTCATTCAATCCGCACCGAATAAAAGTCGCGTCGAGTAA
- a CDS encoding DUF2273 domain-containing protein — MWREYWAVYGKRTVGAAAGLFFGFVYLFAGFWDMLFFILLVSVGYWIGKQKDLQNGSILPWQRLWSWLMERYRPFR, encoded by the coding sequence ATGTGGAGGGAGTACTGGGCAGTCTATGGGAAACGGACGGTCGGCGCTGCCGCTGGTCTGTTTTTTGGGTTTGTGTACTTGTTTGCCGGTTTTTGGGACATGCTGTTTTTCATACTGCTCGTCTCGGTTGGTTATTGGATTGGCAAACAAAAGGACTTGCAAAACGGTTCTATCCTGCCTTGGCAGAGGCTTTGGTCATGGCTCATGGAAAGGTATCGGCCGTTTAGATAA
- the nusB gene encoding transcription antitermination factor NusB has protein sequence MKRRLAREIAVSSLYQLEMNEVTPMEAVDMLMEEARSENEIEAEFVENDQTDNYVRELVNGVAENKAAIDERLQHYLTGWQVDRLSRVDRQILRLAYFEIAYRNDVPPKAAINEAIELAKHFGTEESGKFVNGVLGKLLKEREGETANSESTN, from the coding sequence ATGAAACGTAGATTAGCACGCGAGATTGCAGTATCAAGCTTGTATCAATTGGAAATGAACGAAGTAACCCCCATGGAAGCAGTGGACATGCTTATGGAGGAAGCGCGTTCCGAGAACGAGATCGAAGCGGAGTTCGTAGAGAATGATCAGACGGATAACTATGTCCGTGAGCTGGTTAACGGTGTAGCGGAAAACAAAGCGGCGATCGACGAGAGGCTTCAGCACTATTTGACAGGCTGGCAGGTTGACCGTTTGTCCCGTGTTGACCGTCAAATTTTGCGGCTTGCCTACTTTGAAATTGCATACCGCAACGATGTTCCGCCCAAAGCCGCAATTAACGAAGCGATTGAACTGGCCAAGCATTTCGGCACGGAGGAATCCGGCAAATTCGTAAACGGCGTTCTGGGCAAGTTGCTTAAAGAACGCGAAGGCGAGACAGCAAATTCGGAATCGACTAATTAG
- the folD gene encoding bifunctional methylenetetrahydrofolate dehydrogenase/methenyltetrahydrofolate cyclohydrolase FolD, with product MSAQIIAGKKISDMIREEIQKETADLREKGVVPGLAVVLVGEDPASKVYVGSKEKACQQLGFYSEVHRLEESASEEQLLALIDQLNNDDKINGILVQLPLPKHINEKAVIDAIRVDKDVDGFHPESVGNLVIGDDSLLPCTPAGCIELIKRSGVDISGKHAVVIGRSNIVGKPVAMLLLRENATVTICHSRTANMEEIAKQADILVVAIGKAKAIDSKYVKPGAVVIDVGINRLPDGKLCGDVDYDDCLETAGFITPVPGGVGPMTITMLMNNTITAAKRAHKIGE from the coding sequence ATGAGCGCACAAATTATTGCAGGGAAAAAGATTTCTGATATGATCCGGGAAGAAATTCAGAAGGAAACGGCTGATCTGAGAGAAAAAGGCGTTGTACCTGGCCTTGCGGTTGTTCTCGTAGGTGAGGATCCAGCTTCGAAGGTCTATGTCGGCTCGAAAGAGAAAGCATGTCAGCAGCTTGGTTTCTATTCCGAGGTTCACCGCTTGGAAGAGTCTGCTTCGGAAGAGCAATTGCTTGCGCTTATTGATCAATTGAATAACGATGACAAAATCAACGGTATTCTCGTACAGCTTCCGTTGCCTAAACATATCAATGAAAAAGCGGTTATTGACGCCATTCGCGTCGACAAGGACGTGGACGGTTTCCATCCTGAAAGCGTCGGCAATCTGGTTATTGGCGATGACAGCCTGCTTCCATGTACGCCTGCCGGCTGTATCGAGCTGATCAAACGCAGCGGCGTGGATATTTCGGGCAAACACGCTGTCGTTATCGGCCGCAGCAACATTGTGGGCAAACCGGTTGCCATGCTTCTTCTCCGCGAAAACGCAACTGTAACGATCTGTCATTCCCGCACAGCCAACATGGAGGAAATCGCTAAGCAGGCAGACATCCTCGTTGTAGCCATCGGTAAAGCGAAAGCGATTGACAGCAAATATGTTAAGCCGGGTGCGGTTGTCATCGATGTAGGCATTAATCGCCTGCCTGACGGCAAGCTTTGCGGCGACGTGGACTATGATGACTGTCTGGAAACGGCAGGCTTTATTACTCCGGTTCCGGGGGGCGTTGGCCCTATGACGATTACTATGCTTATGAACAATACGATTACCGCTGCGAAACGAGCGCACAAAATCGGGGAGTGA